One region of Culex pipiens pallens isolate TS chromosome 2, TS_CPP_V2, whole genome shotgun sequence genomic DNA includes:
- the LOC120421110 gene encoding protein seele translates to MKSETCYLLAVGTIILGTLASLTAGQHPAARPFSSKEVKCLVCKATMTEMELAVGKVDPKKKIDVGDYRLDATGDSKKKKTILYSKSEMYLTELMETVCDRMDDYAKARYKRNGRPTVLKMMTENGMNPEMSEVDFVQEGDLNKSLKHLCLEIVEDQEEAILKLFMQEGSVKDTDIKLCSELAGICNEQPIEDDYQYEGSDERDEL, encoded by the coding sequence ATGAAGTCCGAAACATGCTACCTGTTGGCCGTGGGGACCATCATCCTGGGCACGTTGGCCAGTTTGACCGCGGGTCAACATCCGGCGGCGCGACCCTTCAGTAGTAAAGAGGTCAAGTGCCTTGTGTGTAAGGCTACGATGACCGAAATGGAGCTGGCCGTTGGCAAGGTCGATCCCAAGAAGAAGATCGACGTCGGAGACTACCGGTTGGACGCGACCGGCGAttccaagaagaagaagactaTTTTGTACTCCAAGTCGGAGATGTACCTGACCGAGCTGATGGAAACGGTGTGCGACCGGATGGACGACTACGCCAAGGCACGCTACAAGCGAAACGGCCGCCCGACGGTGCTGAAGATGATGACCGAGAACGGAATGAACCCGGAGATGTCCGAGGTTGACTTTGTCCAGGAGGGCGATCTGAACAAATCGCTGAAGCACCTCTGTCTGGAGATTGTCGAGGACCAGGAGGAGGCTATCTTGAAGCTGTTCATGCAGGAGGGAAGTGTCAAGGACACGGACATTAAACTGTGCTCCGAGCTGGCCGGAATTTGCAACGAACAGCCGATCGAGGACGATTACCAGTACGAGGGAAGCGACGAACGGGACGAGCTGTGA
- the LOC120421115 gene encoding ribonuclease 3-like: MNISPYSHLEEFMLYAHKSDLCHELELRHALANCFEALIGALLLDGGIESLRTRSSRRTNV, encoded by the coding sequence ATGAACATCTCGCCGTACTCGCACCTGGAGGAATTTATGCTGTACGCGCATAAGTCGGACCTGTGCCACGAGCTGGAACTTCGCCACGCTTTGGCCAACTGCTTTGAAGCTCTGATTGGCGCACTCCTGCTAGACGGTGGCATCGAGTCTTTGCGTACGCGCTCTTCCAGGAGGACGAATGTCTGA
- the LOC120421121 gene encoding 26S proteasome non-ATPase regulatory subunit 14, whose product MDRLLRLGGAMPGLTQAPPTDAPVVDTAEQVYISSLALLKMLKHGRAGVPMEVMGLMLGEFVDDYTVQVIDVFAMPQTGTGVSVEAVDPVFQAKMLDMLKQTGRPEMVVGWYHSHPGFGCWLSGVDINTQQSFEALSERAVAVVVDPIQSVKGKVVIDAFRLINPNMLVLGQEPRQTTSNLGHLQKPSVQALIHGLNRHYYSISINYRKNELEQKMLLNLHKKSWMDGLTLANYQEHCSINESTISEMLELAKNYNKALEDEEKMTPEQLAIKNVGKQDPKRHLEEKVDTLMSNNIVQCLGAMLDTIVFK is encoded by the exons ATGGATCGCCTGCTGCGACTTGGTGGCGCTATGCCCGGATTGACCCAGGCCCCGCCGACGGACGCTCCGGTCGTGGACACGGCCGAGCAGGTCTACATCTCGTCGCTGGCCCTGCTCAAGATGCTGAAGCACGGTCGGGCCGGAGTGCCGATGGAGGTTATGGGACTGATGCTGG GAGAGTTTGTGGACGATTACACGGTGCAGGTTATCGACGTGTTTGCGATGCCCCAGACCGGAACGGGAGTGTCCGTCGAGGCGGTTGATCCGGTGTTCCAGGCAAAAATGTTGGACATGCTGAAGCAAACGGGTCGGCCGGAAATGGTCGTCGGATGGTACCACTCGCATCCGGGCTTCGGTTGTTGGTTGTCCGGCGTGGACATCAACACGCAGCAGTCGTTCGAGGCCCTGTCCGAGCGTGCCGTGGCCGTCGTCGTCGATCCAATCCAGTCCGTCAAGGGCAAGGTCGTGATCGACGCGTTCCGACTGATCAACCCGAACATGCTGGTGCTGGGCCAGGAACCTCGCCAGACCACCTCCAATCTGGGTCACCTCCAGAAGCCCTCCGTTCAGGCGCTGATCCACGGCCTTAACCGCCACTACTACTCGATCAGCATCAACTACCGGAAGAACGAACTCGAGCAGAAGATGCTGCTGAATCTGCACAAAAAGTCCTGGATGGACGGGCTCACGTTGGCCAACTACCAGGAGCACTGCAGCATCAACGAGAGCACCATCAGCGAAATGCTCGAGCTGGCCAAGAATTACAACAAG GCCCTGGAGGACGAGGAAAAGATGACACCGGAGCAGCTCGCGATCAAGAACGTGGGCAAGCAGGACCCGAAGCGGCACCTGGAGGAGAAGGTGGACACCCTGATGTCGAACAACATCGTGCAGTGCCTCGGTGCGATGCTGGACACGATCGTGTTCAAGTAG